ACTCTGCCATCCCCTCCGACATTCTTCCAACTGAAAATTAGGTCAAGATAGAATCATCGGGGGCTAAATCTTCTTTTTCCATCTTAAGGGGAGTTTCTACAGCGAACTGTGGACTAGAGGATTTCATTTGAGATACGACTAAGGTCCATTACATAGAAAGTGTAAACACGAAAGATAAACCTTCCTATCCAACAATAACTTCAACCTTTCTATACTAGTTTTATCTTTGTAAGCTAATCCTCAAAATAAATGACCCCTAAAGATAAGTGGATACACAGTACATATtgaaaaatcaagggtaagacAAGGCAAAGGGCTATCAAATTGGAGCTGCAAAATCTTGATAGCTAAGGAatgaacaaatcaaaactatgcaCACAAAAGAACCCAGCttcataaaaaacaaaaatactcTCACAGCCAACAGGATCTAGATACCAACAAGACAGGATCAGACTTGAGAaagaaaaatagtactactactacctAGTAGTTTTTTCCTTCTCAAAATTACAAAACTAGCAGATATTTCCCATCTCCAAACCCAGAAACAAGAAAAGACTGTAACTGTAAACAAGACCCTAAAAATCTACCACAAAATAGCAAAATCAGGACAAGAAAGAGTTCTTTATTAAACTGCAAGTAAGAAAATGAGAATCTATTACCACTTCGTACTCCAAAATAGCAAATTAGAGACAAGCCCAGAAGCTAAAATGATGCAAGAAAAAATTGGGCATCAACATCAGCTAGGAGCGAACTACAAGCAACGGACCAAGTGCAAAATGGAAATGAACTCAAAATTGGTAAATTGTTTTACCTGTATTATTAAAGTACTTGTTGTGGATAATGGGGAGTACTTTTTATGTGTATCtggaaaaataaaaaggtttTCAAAATTATTTGCAGTTTGGAAAGCCAATTGCATAGGtgagaattaatttaatattaaatgcTTGACATCGACACTTGAAAAGCATTAAGATTTTAGTAGTAGCTATTTATCTAATTGAGTTATtattcctccgtcccattaaatatgagaTATTTAGGAATCGACAcaagattttatatagtgttattttatgagttaatgaaaagagagtaaagtaagagagatgaaaaagtagatataaagttattttcattttaggaaacatttcatttttagtgggacaatccaaaaagaaaaacgtttcatttttaatgggacataaGAAGTATTTTCTAACATATACTCACAAAATCTAGATTCAGATTAAATGTTACTACTGCTCTCTTCGTCCCAAAGAATACACACTTTGAGTTCAGcatgaattttaatacataattgataaaaataagagagatagaaagaaaaagtaattaaagtattgataGTAGAGAATGAGTCACATCTCATTAAAGATAAAAGAGttttgaaaaatagaaattgcatattcttgtagaaCGGAcgaaaaggaaagagtgcatattctttgggacgaatggagtataccATATTGTAGGGATTTGACAAGTAATTCGTCTAACTACCTTATCACTATTATAATGGCAAAAGTAGAAGTGGAGTAATATTACCGTTCAAGTTGTTTGGCGCTATTCGTGTGACACTGTGACATTAGAGCATCGTTAACGCCGCGGGCCAGACCGCACCTGGGTCCCGGCACGCGGCCTGTAGCATTGGAGGGGAGGATGCAGCAGCTCAAGCCACGCCTGGGGACGGAGGAGAGTCCCAGGGCCACGCCCGGCTACGACCCGGCCCGTCGTTGGTTGCTCCCGGGATGCACCCACTTCCGGCCCGGCCTAGGGTTGTGGGTTGTTCGAGCCGGACCTGGGACCccaattcatttattttagttcaatttttttcctatttatatgtcatttcttcaacatttttCCAACAATTTATAACtctctattttctctctctcctctctattaatttatatattttcggTTTGTATGCAGTGGTTTAACAGGGACCAACAACAGTTAGACGACTTCGTCGccagtggcgaagccacattAGGGGCAGGGGGGCCAATGACCCCATCATTTTTAGCACTTAGTATATTagctatatatatttaataaatgaaCGTAGTTATGTACTAGCGCAGATGGTTGGAGAGGTTGTCTCTATTAAATGCAGTCTAGGGTTTTGATTTTGTGTAGCTCCATTTACaatttttgctttattttttctattttaccataaaaaaattctctattctattaatattttttacgactttgttttgttttcatttgtttacttttattattttaatatatttttgtacattttaattttaatagggcaaaattatgtattttattctCAATTTTAACTTTCGTTGTTTCCgtaaattcatataaaaatttaattttatattaaaaagtaaACTACACATTTTTTATGACACGGTAATTATATTTCCCATTACATATTTAGTATCTAGATCATGTTGTAATTATATCTCTCATCATTCATCCTTTTTTATAGCACCTACAATGTATGTCGCAACTTTTCTATAGCAACGACAATATCGAACACAACTACTAATGATAATGTGCCCCCCCCCCCAATGTTAAAGTTCTGGCTTCGCCACTGTTCGTCGCGACCAACAATTGGTACCTACCGGCATCGCCCCAGCCAAATGTTGTTCCTAGTCCGGTAACGGGGTCCACCACGACCCCGATGGACTTGCCGTCGCCAGTTAGCACTAATGAGTACGACATCAATGATATGGAGTCTGTCGCCCAACGTGCAGGAAAGGGCAAGGCTGTGACAACTGATGATGATAGCGGGCCGAAGAAGTACAACCAACATGAGACCTAGTTTCTGGCCAAGGACTTCATCGACGTCTCCGATGATCCTATCATCTGCAACCATCAGACCAGTAAAGTGTTTTGGGAGCGTGTCGCCGAGAAGTTTAACGCTGGTCAACCAAGAAGGACGTACGAGCGTGGCTACGTGAAGCTTCGGAAACACTAGGGTCAGGTTCAGAGGGAGTTTTCGAAGTGGAATGACAAGTGGGCTAACGTGgtccggatgtggccgagcggtCACAACGAGATGGACCTCGTGGTGAAGACCAATGAGGAGTTTTACAATGACGCGAAGAAGCACTTCAAGTACTACGACGTTTGGAAGCTTATGAACAAAAGCCAGAAGTACACCGGAGGAGCACAACCGGCGAGAAGTGGGGcgccgaagagaaccaaagtttccacctccggaaactactctcCAAGCAATGGAGGCCCGAtaatcgacctcaacgtgacagACGACGACGTCTTACCGTCATCCCCTAACACTCAAAGCTGTCCAATGGGGATAAAACGACAAAGAGGAAAGCAAAAGGGAATGCCACTATGAGTTATCCAACTATGCTTCCGCCGCCACCCAATCCTTCGCTGGATAAGATGTCTGACTCTATGTAGGAAATGAGTATTACCTTGCAGATGTGCCATCTAAGAGCCTTGATGGCATCAACAATATCGGAGTTCGAGCTCGAGTTGCAAAATAAGATGATCGCCTTCATTCACGCACAAATGAATAAGAAgaagtagtttttttttcatttataggacttgtaatttttaatttctaggtttgtaattttttaatttctaagtttgtaatttttaatttctaagtttgtaatttttattttctaggaattgtaatttttaatttctagggtttgtaatttttaattttcgacTGAACAATGAATTTTCCTTGTTTTAATAGTtcaatattttctattttatgagTAAAATAGCTTgtagttgtaaatattgtaatatTAATAGTTAGTGTCTGGATGGGGCATGCCGGGTTGTGGGAGTTGTGATCTGACCCCAAAAATTAAAGGAATGAAGACGTGGAGGGGTCTTGGGACCTGAATCCAGGATAGGgttaaggattttcttatatctCAAATAATTGAAGTGCGACTACTTTACATTATTTTATGTTTAGATTATGCATATACTTATGCTTGTACCTAGATGCTTTATCTCATTTagttttttgtttataaattttttattcaatttagaTCATCATCAATGCTTTACTTTAAATTATATATAGTCTAATTTAAGTTTATATCTGTTTTAGTTTAAgtgtaattgttttttttataaaaaatatataaggtGAAATACCATGATCCTTTACTCTATATGTGGAGGTTACTAGTCTTCTCGACATGGGCGAAACTACATGGAATAGACAAGGGAATTAGCTCTTACTAAATTCATTTTGTGACACTTCTTCTATTATAaagttcaaaattttttttatcatattttacaCATAAAAGCccttattaataatttaaattacttagacatatatttttaaaataatattttcaaaatttagcCCCTATTAATGTAACTTTGCACGTGTGAATTGAGAATACACATCACAATACCGGACGTTATATGCAATTTTCAATTCCTTTAGAGTATCCACTATGGTCGCCCCACTAATATGCCCTAGTGATCGTCATATCAACATTAGTCCGGTCTTTCCTTCTGCAGTGGTTTCGCCCACCGTGTCCACCCTATCAAttaaactcatttttcatttaatttttaatgttatattttttcacatattataaattacaaaattaaatattaaatttaatgaaaaacatacttacttaatttttttaaaaaagttacaaattttatagtatttaattctaatttttttgttttcaaataataaatagcaaaatataatatactactataaaaaaacaacaaatttaaataaaatacttacATTAATTGAAAAAAACACTTAGAttacttaaattaaatttgtattaccataaaaatataaacatgtttataggaaaaaaaatataaaaaaaagaattgaataaaatgagaaaaatataataaaagtcaaaattaaaaacaaatgtTGAGTTTGGACTTGAACCCATAACCTATAATTTTTAAAGATAAATTTACCTATAGGCTAAACATAGATTTTGTATTGAAATCAATACAAAGATTTATATAAAGcaacaaaaattcaaatttagaacatcgaaattataaaaaaacttaGAGTTTATAATTTCGATGTAAACTCTAAGTTTCTTTATAATTTCGATGTTTTAAGACCCGAAATTATAAAGAAACTTAGAGTTGGAAACCTAtctataaaactaaaaaaaaaaaaaaaaaaaaactatctaTAAAACTACTATGTGTCCTACATTGAAGTCACAATGAAAGTTAGAGTTGAAAACCGGTTTACTCAAGTAATACAAAACTTGTTCATCAAATATCCATTTTTTAGTATAGATCATTGTAAAAATTAtactagttttttatttttatttttatttaaaaatcgatatttataattaaaaacgaTAAAAGATTAAAGACGTATAAACATAAATTAGGAGTTGTAATTTAATTACTCAATCTGGAGCTGCACGCAGAGTTGCAGCAGACTCGTCAGATCCACCTTATTCTGTTCTCAAACACAGCGGCGGCGCCGTCTGCTTCCCAGTTGCTCCCGTGAAAATTGAGCATTCACCGCCGCTTTCAGAAGTATCGTCTCCTTAGTCTTTCCGCGATAATCCGAGATGCAGAAAACAGCGCAGTCGTGGTTTTCGGGCTGGCCAAGCAGCGATCTCGACAAAACGTCGTCTTCGCCGTCACTTCTCTCTGATTGGAACGCGTATGCCGCCTCTTCCGAGCCCGCCGCCGAGGATTCGCCGTTCGATCTCGAGGCGGCTGTGCTGTCCGCCAACGACAGAGTCACTTCCACATTCAGCTTGTACGTATTAATCTCCAAACCTAGAAAAGGTTCAATTTTGATTTGTGCTTGTCAAAATCTAGTTCGGTTTCTAAATTTCATGCCTCGTTCGATCCAAATccgtaaatttaatttcgaaGAATTTGATGCCTTCCATCCAATTGATTACAATGTTATTGTTCGTTCTGCATAAGTTGTACTCCATCAAAGATTGGATTTTTCCATAGGCCATAGCTGTCCAAATATGTTTCAGCTGGTATTTTGAGCCATCAGGAACAATTTTATACGTGGCTGCATCTTGCACTTGTTTCTTCTTCAGAACAATATACTATATCTAGATGATGTTATGAAGGTATTTGCAGATATGGCTATACCATGACGATGGCTGATTTTCTCATCTGAAAGTCTTAGTGTTGCAGTTTTGAGTCCTATAATTCATGGTATAGGGGTAGGGCAGTCTTGAAGCCTTGAATCCATGGTTTAGGGCTGTTTTAAGTTTTGCAGCTTCAAATACTAGTAGTAGAATTCAAGCTATAGGGCATTAGCAACCTACTGCCTCCAAGCTGTGATATTGATCTCTACGCATGTGAGCATATAATCTACACCTTAAAACTCTCATTTGTTCCCTTTTCTTGAATTAGGGTTACAAAAGGGGTGAGGGAGTTACCTGGGAGTTTCAACTCTGCTACTAGCAGCGTACCATCGGGGAAGTCTCTCGTGTATTTTGGCTTCTTCCTTGCAGCTGGGTTCTTCTTCATTTTCATTGGTTTCACCATATTTCTTCCTGTGATGGTGCTGAAGCCCCAAAAATTTGCAATCTGCTTCACAATCGGGTGTGCCTTCATTGTTGGTTCGTTCTTCACCCTAAGAGGCCCCAAGAATCAGCTTATCCACATGCTATCGAAAAAGGTATTCTTGGGATATAATCATATAACTCCTGCTTGTGGTGAGTAATTTAGGTTTTTGTTGTTGCCACAGAGACTGCCTTTTACACTGGGATTTCTTGGCAGCATGATTGGTACTGTTTATGTATCCATGGTGCTCCACAGCTACATCCTCTCTGTTTTCTTCTCCGTGCTACAGGTGCTGTATCATATGTTATATGTTTAACCATGTTTGGATCATGTTAGATAGCAATTTgagtatttttgtgatgttaGGTGCTGGCTCTCTTGTATTATGTTGTTTCCTACTTCCCTGGAGGATCGGCCGGACTGAGGTTTCTTTCCTCATCACTCACCTCCTCCATACTCCGTTGCTTTGGAAGAAATATGGTGAAAccaatgaaaatataaaatgcaGCATAGCAATAGCCCCCCCTTCAATTCACTTTGATTTTAGTACATAAACATCATAATCATATCATATTTACAATTAGTTTTGAGTTTAGATGATTTCGATAAATATCATTAGCTTTACTCGTGTTAAATTTTCGTATTCACCTCGTCTATGCCTCTTAATCTGCATATTTCGCAGTTGATATATGATCTGTACGTAAAAGTAATATGGACTATTTGACATTGGATACACTTATGAAATTAGTTAGTGAAAAATTTCTATTAGAGAAACCGTTGGCTTGACGGTTTTCCAATCT
This sequence is a window from Salvia splendens isolate huo1 chromosome 5, SspV2, whole genome shotgun sequence. Protein-coding genes within it:
- the LOC121802426 gene encoding protein transport protein SFT2-like yields the protein MQKTAQSWFSGWPSSDLDKTSSSPSLLSDWNAYAASSEPAAEDSPFDLEAAVLSANDRVTSTFSLVTKGVRELPGSFNSATSSVPSGKSLVYFGFFLAAGFFFIFIGFTIFLPVMVLKPQKFAICFTIGCAFIVGSFFTLRGPKNQLIHMLSKKRLPFTLGFLGSMIGTVYVSMVLHSYILSVFFSVLQVLALLYYVVSYFPGGSAGLRFLSSSLTSSILRCFGRNMVKPMKI